The following is a genomic window from Drosophila busckii strain San Diego stock center, stock number 13000-0081.31 chromosome 2L, ASM1175060v1, whole genome shotgun sequence.
TGTGGTGCCGGCAGAAAGACCCACAATAAATACTGTAGCAAACCATCTAATTGATTGACTTTCAGAAATTGGCCACTTGTAATATCACAACCTTGCTGTAACAAGCTTAATGTTTGATCCAGAGCACATGTGTCTATGACAATGCCCAGTTTTTGAGCCGTAAAAAATACATTCATGTAGGTCATGTACTGTGAGGCGCATTCATTGCTGCCAGTTAAAACCAAAATACGAGAGTGCATTTTCACACCAGCAGCCACATTGCGTTGCAACTGAAAGTggaaaagaaattatatatttgattcTTGGGATTACATCGTAATGTACTTACACGTGATATATAGCACAACGCCTTAGACATACTGCCTGCTAGCAAGCTCTCAGTGGGTGTGCTTAAACGTGGCGCTGTCATTAATATACTCCCAAGCTGTTGCTTCACTGTCTTTTCCACTAAACTAAAGGCTTCATATTGACCATCAAACTGTCTTAGCTCCACCTGCTTGCCCGGCAAGGGATATAAAAagtttctataaaaatataagagaATCTATAAAACACATTCCATTTGATATATACTTTACTTACGTTGCATGATGTGAACAGGATATTACCGCTAGTTTGTTTTGCGCCTTTTGCATCAAATGCGCATTCCCAAATGCTATGACTGCCTCTAAAATTTGTGTTAGATTCTGTGGATTTTGTCTTACAATGTGCTGGCTTGGATTTGTGTCCAGCACTATGGTCAATAAGTCAATACTCGCttcagctacaaatttaagccattagttttttttttaaatagttatcATCTCAATAAAAACCTTCTTTATTAGCAGCAATCTCCGTCGCGTCCATTTTTGccggcaaaataaaaacaacagtaacaaataTCGAATTGGAATTGGCAAGTATCATCCACATAAAGTGCAATCAGAGGTGCGATACAGAGTTGCCAGCATCACTTTTTTGCAGTTCACACGTCTGCGCTGACACTCATAACAGCTGTTTCTTAAAACATTGGGCGTTTCACGACTATTTGTTGATAAAGCcactttatatatagtttatatactGTTATATTGTGCGAAATCACCtcataagcataaaatgctCGTCTTAGTGCTTGGCGACTTGCATATACCAcatcgctgcagcagcttgccaGCGAAATTCAAAAAGCTGCTGGTGCCCGGTCGTATACATCATATATTGGCCACTGGAAATATTTGCACCAAGGAGTCGTACGATTATCTAAAATCGCTGGCAAATGATGTGCACATAGTGCGTGGCGATTTCGATGAGAATCTCAGCTATCCGGAGCAGAAGGTTGTGACAGTTGGACAGTTTCGTATTGGACTGTGTCATGGTCATCAAGTGGTGCCTCGTGGAGATCCAGAGGCGTTGGCATTAATACAGCGACAGCTGGACGTGGATATACTGATAACGGGGCATACGTACAAGTTTGAGGCGTACGAGCATGGTAacaagttttatataaatccgGGCTCGGCGACGGGTGCTTTCAATCCGCTGGACACAAATGTGGTGCCATCGTTTGTGCTGATGGACATCCAAAGCACTACTGTGGTGACTTATGTATATCAGCTGATTGGAGATGAGGTCAAAGTGGAGCGCATCGAGTACAAGAAGATTTAACCAACAAGTATTAAATGCTAATCATTCCTCACGCTTGTCTCATGTGGATCCGGATCTGTACTGAACTTGGTTACAGAACTgggttttaaatatttaaaattgaatatatattgtataaatttatcatgtttcctttttcatttttttatttaataaaaaatgtttaaattttatttaaatagaatatataaaaagagttGATTTTGCTTTGAAGACTTTTGCCTGGATCTCTACTTGGGATCCTTGTTTAATCTTAGTCGCTTAGGtgcaaaaatgattttattcgtataattgaattaaagtcTGCTGAAATATTTCTGTTGACAAGTTTTTCGTGTTTTTCTTGGGTGCCTCATCTAATTTTCAATAGAAATACGTCGCGttggaaatttaaatacttttgcccCTATTAAGCCGAGttgtaaatgaaatgtattATCTTCGAATTGATTGATaagaaacattaaaaaaattaagttaattaaattaattttttccgTGTTCATGCAATTTCGAAATTAATGTTTCATTAGCAAACTCTCACGCAGCAAATGATTTGGaaacaattttctaaatacattgaattaaaattaaaaatgttaaatacaGAAAGAATACAAAAGACTTTAgcgcttaaaaataataattatatagcttgctgcagctgttattttctgttttttttttttaaattatatgtgtGTGGTGGGGTAGGGTGTATTAAAAGCAGCTGatgacggcgacgacgacgacgagaaCCATGCAGTTTAAGAA
Proteins encoded in this region:
- the LOC108607637 gene encoding general transcription factor IIH subunit 3, giving the protein MDATEIAANKEAEASIDLLTIVLDTNPSQHIVRQNPQNLTQILEAVIAFGNAHLMQKAQNKLAVISCSHHATNFLYPLPGKQVELRQFDGQYEAFSLVEKTVKQQLGSILMTAPRLSTPTESLLAGSMSKALCYISRLQRNVAAGVKMHSRILVLTGSNECASQYMTYMNVFFTAQKLGIVIDTCALDQTLSLLQQGCDITSGQFLKVNQLDGLLQYLLWVFLPAPQMRHKLVLPPPPKVDYRASCFCHRELIDIGYVCSVCLSVFCKYSPICTTCHTIFKTPGPLPIKPKKKKKTEKQM
- the LOC108608510 gene encoding vacuolar protein sorting-associated protein 29; this encodes MLVLVLGDLHIPHRCSSLPAKFKKLLVPGRIHHILATGNICTKESYDYLKSLANDVHIVRGDFDENLSYPEQKVVTVGQFRIGLCHGHQVVPRGDPEALALIQRQLDVDILITGHTYKFEAYEHGNKFYINPGSATGAFNPLDTNVVPSFVLMDIQSTTVVTYVYQLIGDEVKVERIEYKKI